A stretch of DNA from Pseudomonas sp. HN11:
GGGGACATCATCGAGGTGTCGGGTTACACCTCGCGTCAGGAAGGTCGCTACGCGGCTGAAGATGCCGTGACGGCCTGCTGGCGCTTCGCTTCGGGTGCATTGGGCATGGGCTGCTGGAACTTTGTCGCGGACTGTCGTGAAGACCGGGTGGAGCTGATCGGCAGCCGTGGGCGTATCCAGTTCTCGGTCTTCGAAGACCAACCCCTGCGCCTTGAAGGCGAAACCAACGCAGTGCTGGAAGTACCGTGCCACGCACATATCCAGTGGCACCACGTAATGGCGATGAATGCGCATATCCGTGGCGAGGCCGAGCACCCGTCTCTGGCCATTGAGGCGCTGAAGACCGATCGGATTCTCGACAAGGTGCTACAACGTAACCCTCATCACCCTGGCTAAGCGCACTAGGGTTTGGTTTTTAAAGGAATTGACGGATGAGATACTGGATAGCGTTGTGGCTGGCTTTGGCCACCAGTGCAATGGCGGCCCCACGCAGCCAAGGCACGCCGGGAGAGTTTGATTTTTACGTACTGTCGTTGTCGTGGTCGCCGACTTTTTGCCTGGCGCACCCGGACAATGAGCAATGCTCGGGCAAAGGCTACGGCTTTGTATTGCACGGGTTGTGGCCGCAGTACGCGCGGGGAGGGTGGCCGGCTTCGTGCTCGCCGCAATCGCAGCTGAAGCGTGAAGAGATTGAGAAGGGGGCGGCATTGTTCCCGACCCGTTCACTGCTTCGGCACGAATGGGCCAAGCATGGCACCTGCAGCGGTTTGGAGCCGTTGGCGTACCTGGAAAAAACCGATGCTGCGTTGGGCGTGGTCACTATTGCGCAACAACTGCAACCGTTCAACACGCCGCCAACGCTGCAAGCCCGTGAAATCGAGGCACTGTTCCGCGAGAGCAACCCGCGCATGGGCAACCATGGGCTGGCGGTGATCTGCAAAGGCAAGGTGCTCTCGGAAGTGCGGGTGTGCCTGACCAAGGACCTGGCGTTCACCGGCTGCCCGCGCAGCGTCAAATCCCAGTGCCGCGACGGTGATATCCGTATTCCCACCCAGCGCTAAGGCAACATCGCCACGCGGTATCGCTCGTCAAAATCTTCGGCCAATTGCGCCAGGGTGACCTTGCCCAGGCGTTTCAACAGCAGCGCCTGGGCCTGCTCGAAGGCATCCGTCAGCGCGGCATTCACCGCTTGCTCCACCAGGCATTGCGGGTGGTCGGTGGACAAGCCGATGGCAAATATCGACGGCGTGCCCAGAGCGTTGTGAATCTCCAACAAGGTGATTTCACTCAACGGCTTGCCCAGGCTCCAGCCGCCCTGGTGGCCCTTTTCCGAGCGGACATACCCCTTTTCCTTGAGCAACCCGAGCGTGCGCCGCACCACCACCGGGTTGGTGCCGAGCATCTGCGCGATGGTTTCCGACGTGGCGCGTTCTTCATGGCGCCCCATATGGATCAGCACGTGGAGCATGCGCGAAAGGCGGGTGTCGTTTCTCATCAAGGGGCCTCGGGTCGAATAGGCTGAAAGTATCGTTCGTAACCCTAAAAGTTGCGAGACCCTTGACGACCTATTTTTATGTAACTTATGGTGTGTCGTGAAGGCGCTTGGATAACCGAGCGCACACAGCATGGGGTCATTTTCATGATGTACGACGTGATTATCGTGGGCGGTAGCTATGCCGGCCTGTCGGCAGGCCTGCAGTTGGCGCGGGCGAGGCGTCAGGTGTTGGTGATTGATGCGGGGCAGCGGCGTAACCGCTTTGCGGCCACGTCCCACGGCTTTCTCGGCCAGGATGGTCAGGCGCCGGAGATGATCGCTGCCGAAGGTCGCGCCCAATTGATGGAATACCCGACGGTCACTTGGGTGCAGGATCGCGTGGTCCAGGCTGAAGGCTTCAGGGTTCGCACCGAACATAACGGCACCTTTGAAGGCAAACGCTTGATCCTCGCCACCGGCGTTGTCGACGTGTTGCCCAGCATCGAAGGCCTTGAAGAACGCTGGGGCAAGCATGTATTCCACTGCCCTTACTGCCATGGCTATGAGCTGAATCAAGGCCGCATCGGCGTACTCGCCACCTCACCGCTTGCCATGCACCATGCGCTGATGTTGCCGGACTGGGGCACCACCACCTTGTTCACCAATGGCGTATTTACCCCGGATGCCGAGCAGCAGGCGCAGTTGGATCGGCGTGGGGTCGGCGTGGAAGGCGCAGCGGTACGGTGCATTCGCGGTGAGCGTGCTGACCTGGAGTTGGACGACGGCCAGGTATTCAAGCTCGACGGCATTTTCACGATGTCCCGCACCCGAATCAGCCCTTTGGCCGAGCAACTGGCTTGCGAGTTGGCCGACGGTCCCACCGGCCCTTACCTTCACACCAACGACATGCGCCAGACCTCCGTGCCTGGCGTGTTTGCCTGTGGCGATACATCCCTCGCCGCCGGTTCCGTGGCGCTGGCCGTGGCCGAAGGCGTGCGCGCCGGGGTGGGCGCGCATTTTTCTTTGATCAACGGTTGAGGTAGACCGGGCTGTCGGTGGACAAGGAGGCTTTCACTGCATGGGTCATGTCGGTGATCAGCACTTCTTCACGGTCCTCGCTCAGGGCCTGCAAGGTAAGAGCGACCACTTCCTGGGGCGTGCTTTTTGGTGCCTGCACATCGGCCACCATGTCGGTGTCGATGTACGCAGGGTGCACGCCAATCACCAAGGTGTTCTGCTCACGCAGTTCGCCGCGCAGGCCATTGGTGAGGCCCCACTGGGCGGATTTCGAGGTGCTGTAGCCACCGGTACCGGGCGGGCTCAACCAGCTCAATACCGATAGCACATTGATCAACGCGCCGCCGCCGTGCCTGGCCAGGATCGGCGCAAAAGCACGGCTGACGCGCAAGGTGCCAAAGGTGTTCACGTCAAAGTGCTGTTGCAGGTTCTCGACGCTGTCTTGCGCCAGCAATGAGCCGTACTTCAGGAACCCCGCGTTGTTGACCACGATGCTGACATCCGTGCACTGCTCGGCGGCGCGCTGCACACTGGCCTGGTCGGTGATGTCGAGTGCAATCGGCGTACTGCCGGGAATGTTCACGCTGCTTGGGTCCCGCGCACCGGCATAGACCTTGGCCGCACCGCCTTTCAGCAAGGCGTTGACGAAAGCTTTGCCCAGGCCGCGATTGGCACCGGTCACCAATACCACTTTTCCACGAATATCCATGATTAGCTCCAGGCTACAAATTAGGTTTAATGATGAAACCGTTTTTATCCTGTGCTTGTTGGTCCTATAATGCAACCTGATTTTTCAACTGCCCGGAGGGCCGACGATGAAACGCAAATGCCTGGAAGGCGATGGCTGCCCGGTGGCCCGGGCCCTGGACGTGGTGGGCGACTGGTGGACGCTGCTGATCATCCGTGATGCGTTCGCCGGGGTAACGCGCTTCGGTGATTTCCAGAAGCATCTGGGCGTGGCGAAAAACATCCTCGCCACCCGTCTCAAGGACATGGTCGAGCAAGGCCTGCTGCAAACCAGCGAAGTCGGCGCGCGCAGCGAATATCAGCTTACCGACAAGGGGCGCGCGCTGATGCCCGTGCTGGTGACCTTGGCGCAGTGGGGGCAAGCCTTCACCGAGCCTGAGGAGGCGGGGGCTCAGGTGCTGGATGCGCGCTCACTCAAGCCATTGCGCAAGGTTGAAATCGTCGCTGAGGATGGGCGGGTGTTGGGCATCGCAGATATCGTCACCCAAATGCCGGTGGCTTGAAGCGTCTCAGCCATCCACCAACTGCTGAAACAGCGGCGTCAGCAGGTCGATCAGCCTCTGTGAATCGGCCTTGGCCAGCGCCGACAGTTCCAGCATCTGGCGCACCACTTGGAACCCCGGCACCAGCGCCATCACCAACGCCGAATGCAGCATGATCAGCAAGCCTGGCGCGCCGACAGAGTACAGGGGCTATTTACTGTCGAGGAAGCCCAGCAGTGCCGCATTGAACAATGCCGGGTCTTGCAGGAAGGCAAAGTGGCTGGTGTTCGGCAGAATCAGCAGGCCGGCACCGGGGATGGTCGCCGCCATGTACTCGGTATGTTCGCGCTTGATCGCTTCGTCATGGTCGCCGTCGGCAATCAGGATCGGCGTCTTGATGCTTTGCAGTTGCGCGTCGGTCCAGTTCGGTTGGCTGGCCCACATATGGCTGATCTGCTCGACAAATGCATCGTACTCTTTCGGCGTCGGCGACAGCTTGGCGTACTCCTTGCCCGCGCGTTCGATGAAGGCGGCGAAGGTCGGGTTTTTCTCGACGCCATCCTTCACGCCCGCGGTCTGGGTGTTGGCGGCGAAGGCGAACACTTTGCCGATGCGGTCCGGGTGACGCAGGGCCAGGTCTATGCCGATGATCGCGCCGTCGCTCCAGCCGACGATATCGGCGCGGGGGATTTTCAGGCTGTCGAGTACGGCGACCACGTCATGGGCCATCAGGTCATAACCGAAGGGTTTGTCGTCCCGCGAGCTGCGCCCGTGGCCACGGCTGTCGATGCTGATCACGGTGTGTTTGGCAGACAGCGCCTTGACCTGGTTGCCCCAATAGTCAGAATTGGACAGGCCGCCGTGCAGCAGCACCACCGGAGAACCATGGCCGGTACGGGTGTAGTAGACCTTGATGCCGTTGACGGCGGCGTAGCCGGTCTTCGCGCCGGCCACGGCGGCGGGTGTTGGCGGCAGGGTTTCCCAGCGTTCAGCGGCTTGAACAGCGGAAAAAGACAGCATCAGGCAGGCAGCTGCCAACAGACGACGTGACATGGCGGATCCTTTTTTGCGATGAGTAGGAGGCTGAACTCTAGCACCGGCTCCGGCAAGGGAAGTACGCATTTTTGCCTATCGAAACGTGCCATTCGAAAGAAAAAATGCAGTTATATCAATGGAATAAAAGCATCTAACTTGTGGGTGATCGGGCTATTGGCACAATCGTTCAGCGCCTCGCTGGCCGGACGTGGTTGCCAGCCCGCCATCACTTGGAGGGCATTAAGCCTGCAGGTGTATGCAAAATAGTTCTCCAGGGGGCATTTTGTTCAATACCGCGCTCCATTTGCCCTTTACCGTGGCTCATCGTCACTCGTTCGAATAAAAAGGAATAGCAATGAGCTTGATCATTTCCATGGCTGCCTTCGCGCTGGCCACGTCCATCACGCCGGGACCGGTGAATGTGGTGGCACTGAGTTCGGGCGCGCGCTTCGGTTTTGTCGCCAGCCAGAAACACGTGTTTGGCGCTGCCGTCGGCTTCACCGTGCTGCTGGTGCTGATCGGCCTGGGGTTGCATGAAGTATTGGTGCGCTGGCCGATCCTGACTCAGTTGATCCAGTGGGGTGGGGTGGCCTTCCTGCTGTACATGGCCTGGAAGCTGGCGGTGGACAACGGCCGCCTGGACGCCGAGGGCACTGCCACGGCACCGTCGATGCTCTATGGCGCGATCATGCAATGGCTCAACCCCAAGGCGTGGCTGGCGTGTGTGGCGGGGATGGGCCTGTTTGTGGCGGATGGCGATGCCCGGCAGGTGTGGCTGTTCGCAAGCCTTTATCTGGTGATCTGCTATCTGTCGGTAGCCTGTTGGGCTTACGCCGGAACGTTCCTGCGCCGCTATTTGAGCAATCCCCGAGGCGTGCGCGTATTCAACCGCTCAATGGCCGCGTTGCTGGTGGCCAGTGTGGGTTATCTGCTGATCGCTTGAGCCGGTCGCGGTACTGCCCCGGCGTCGCAGCAAAATGCTGCTTGAAGGCGCGTTGGAAATGCGCCTGGTCAGCAAACCCTGCGGCCAGAGCCACATCGGCAATCAGTTCGCCGTGGCGCAATTGCGTACGGGCAAACTGGATGCGCTGGTTGACCAGGAATGCATGGGGCGTGAGTCCGTAATACTGCTTGAACGCGCGGATCAGGTAGGACGGTGACAGCTCGGCCGCCCCACAGATATCTTCCAGTTTCAGAGTTTGCGTGCAGTGTTCGCGGATGTATTCGGCGGCGCGCTCGAGCTTGTGGTTGACCTCGCGTAGCGGCGCGTTTGAGGGGTTGAGGCGCTGCTGCACGTCGCTGAAGTAACTCACCAACGCGCTCTGTTTTTGCAGGTGCTCGGCCTGCTCGTCCACCAACAGTCGGTACAACGCCAGCAAGCCGCGATACAACACCGTGTCCCGGGTGTAGGGCGTGTTGAAGGGCCGATAACCCTGCTCGGTGCCGAACCCCAACTGGTGCTGTAAATCCGTCAGCCAAGGGGTGTCGAGGTACATCATCTGATAGGACCACGGCTCATTGGCGATGGGGTTGCAGGCATGTACGTCGCCGGGGTTCATCAGCACCACGGTGCCAGCGCTGATCTCAAAGGTGTTGGCACCGTAGTGGTAATAGCTGCGGCCGGTCGTTACGGCACCGATGGAAAAATGCTCATGGGCATGCCGGGTATAGGTCACCTTGCGCCCATCGTCGATGGTGCGCGCTTCGATGAAGGGCAGGCGCTCGTCGCGCCAGAAGCGCGGCGCGTGCGCCGGGTGCATGAACGTTTTCGACAGCATGGTGGCGCCTCCTTCAGGTACTTGAGCGCGGCTGCTTCACTTACCGTTGTTCGGTCAGGCGGGTACGAGAAACGCTGCCTCCAGCAGTTGCCGGGTGTAGGCATGCTGCGGATCGGCAAAAATCGCCTTGGCATCCCCTTGTTCTACTACCTGCCCATGCTTGACCACCATCAACTGGTGACTCAGCGCCTTCACCACCGCCAAATCATGGCTGATAAACAGATAGGTCAGGTTGTACTTGGCCTGCAAACTGCGCAGCAACTCCACCACCTGGCGCTGCACCGTGCGATCGAGTGCCGAGGTGGGCTCATCGAGCAGGATCAGGCGGGGCTTGAGTACCAAGGCGCGGGCGATGGCGATGCGTTGGCGCTGGCCGCCGGAGAACTCGTGGGGATAGCGGTGGCGGGATTCAGGGTCGAGGCCCACTTCCTTGAGCGCCGCGATGATCGCCGCTTCCTGCTCGGCCGGCGTGCCCATCTTGTGGATGCGCAAGCCTTCGCCGACGATCTCGCTGACGCACATGCGCGGGCTCAGGCTGCCGAACGGGTCCTGGAACACTACCTGCATTTCTCGGCGCAGCGGGCGTACCTGCTGCTGGGTCAGCTTGTCCAGTTGCTGGCCTTCAAAACGAATCCTGCCCTTGCTGGCGATCAACCGTAGAATTGCCAAGCCCAGTGTGGATTTGCCCGAGCCGCTTTCACCGACAATGCCCAGGGTCTGCCCCTGTGGCAGGCTGAAGTTGATGCCGTCCACCGCCTTGACGTAATCGACGATGTTGCGCAAAAAGCCCTTCTTGATCGGGAACCACACCTTCAGGTCATCGACTTCCAGCAGCGGCGGGCCGATCACGTTGGTGTCCGGGCCTCCGCTTGGTTCCGCCGCCAACAGTTCCTGGGTGTACAGGTGTTGCGGCGTCTGGAACAGCGTTTCACAATCGGCCTGCTCGACGATGCAACCCTTCTGCATCACGCACACGCGGTGAGCGATCCGTCGTACCAGGTTCAGGTCATGGCTGATCAGCAGCAGTGCCATGCCAAGGCGCGCCTGCAATTCCTTGAGCAATTCCAGGATCTTCAACTGCACCGTCACATCCAGCGCCGTGGTCGGTTCATCGGCAATCAGCAACTCCGGCTCATTGGCCAATGCCATGGCGATCATCACCCGCTGGCGCTGGCCGCCGGACAGCTCATGGGGCAGGGCCTTGAGGCGTTTGTGCGGTTCGGGAATGCCCACCAGCTCCAGCAATTCCAGGGTTCGCTGGGTGGCGACCTTGCCTTGCAGCCCCTTGTGCAGGCCGAGCACTTCGTTGATCTGCTTCTCGATGGAGTGCAGCGGGTTCAACGAGGTCATCGGCTCCTGGAAGATCATCGCAATGCGGTTGCCGCGAATGTGGCGGATGGTTTTTTCTTTCAGCGTCAGCAGGTCCTGCCCGGCATAGTTGATGGTGCCGGAGGGATGCCGCGCCAGCGGGTAAGGCAGCAGGCGCAGAATCGAGTGGGCGGTCACGGATTTGCCCGAACCGCTTTCACCCACCAGGGCGATGGTCTCGCCGCGCTTGATGTCGAAGCTGACGTTGTTCACCACGCGGTGGTGATGGTCGCCCGTGACGAACTCGACGGAGAGGTCGCGGATTTCGATCAGATTATTCTGATTCATCTCATTTCCTCGGGTCGAAGGCATCGCGAGCGGACTCGCCGATAAACACCAGCAAACTCAGCATGATCGCCAGCACGGCAAAGGCACTCATGCCCAGCCATGGCGCTTGCAGGTTGGATTTGCCTTGGGCCACCAGTTCACCCAGGGACGGCGAACCTGCCGGCAAACCGAAGCCAAGGAAGTCCAGGGCGGTGAGGGTGCCGATGGCGCCGGTGAGAATGAACGGCATGAAGGTCATGGTCGACACCATCGCATTGGGCAGGATATGGCGGAACATGATCGCGCCATTTTGCATGCCCAAGGCCCTGGCGGCGCGCACGTATTCCAGGTTGCGCCCGCGCAGGAACTCGGCGCGTACCACGTCCACCAGGCTCATCCACGAGAACAGCAGCATGATGCCCAGCAACCACCAGAAGTTGGGCTGCACAAAACTGGCCAGGATGATCAGCAAGTACAGCACCGGCAACCCGGACCAGATCTCCAGGAAGCGCTGCCCGGCCAGGTCCACCCAACCGCCGTAGAAGCCCTGCAGGGCGCCGGCGATCACGCCGATGATCGAGCTGAGCACGGTCAGGGTCAGGGCAAACAGCACTGATACACGAAAGCCGTAGATTACCCGCGCCAGTACATCGCGGCCCTGGTCATCGGTGCCCAGCCAGTTCACGGAAGAGGGCGGCGCGGGGGCCGGCACCTTGAGGTCGTAGTTGATGCTCTGGTAGCTGAACGGGATCGGCGCCCATAACGTCCAGGCGTCCTTGGCCTTGAGCAGTTCCTCGATATATGGGCTCTTGTAGTTGGCCTCCAGGGGGAATTCACCGCCAAAGGTAGTTTCCGGGTAGCGCTTGAGCGCCGGGAAATACCAACCGCCGTCGTAGTGCACAGCCAATGGCTTGTCATTGGCTATCAGCTCGGCGCCCAGGCTCAGCACGAACAGAATCAGGAACAGCCACAACGACCACCAGCCACGTTTGTTGGCCTTGAACCGCTCGAACCGGCGGCGATTGAGGGGGGATAGATTCATCTCAATGCTCCCGGCTGGCAAAGTCGATGCGCGGATCGACAAGGGTATAGGTGAGGTCGCCGATCAGTTTCACGATCAGCCCCAGCAGGGTGAAGATAAACAGCGTGCCAAACACCACCGGGTAGTCGCGGTTGATCGCCGCTTCAAAGCTCATCAGGCCCAGGCCGTCGAGGGAAAAGATCACTTCCACCAGCAAGGAGCCGGTGAAGAAAATCCCGATGAACGCCGAAGGGAAACCGGCGATTACCAGCAGCATCGCGTTGCGGAACACATGGCCGTACAGCACGCGGTGGTTGGTCAAGCCCTTGGCTTTGGCGGTGATCACATACTGTTTGTTGATCTCGTCAAGGAAGCTGTTCTTGGTCAGCAGGGTCATGGTGGCGAAGTTGCCGATCACCAGGGCCGTGATCGGCAGCGCCAGGTGCCAGAAGTAATCGAGGATCTTGCCGCCCCAGCTCAGCTCGTCAAAGTTGTTAGACGTGAGCCCACGCAAGGGGAACCAATCCAGGTAACTACCGCCGGCAAACACCACGATCAGCAAAATCGCAAACAGGAATGCCGGGATCGCGTAGCCGACAATGATTGCCGAACTGGTCCACACATCAAAATGGCTGCCGTGCCGCGTGGCCTTGGCGATCCCCAGGGGAATCGACACCAGGTACATGATCAGCGTGCTCCATAACCCGAGGGAAATGGACACTGGCATCTTTTCCTTGATCAGGTCGATGACCTTGGCGTCACGGAAGAAGCTATCACCAAAGTCCAGCTGGGCGTAGTTCTTGACCATGATCCACAAGCGTTCCGGCGCCGATTTGTCGAAGCCGTACATCTTCTCGATTTCCTTGATCAACGCCGGGTCCAGGCCCTGGGCACCACGGTAGCTGCTGGAACCGGCCACCGACACTTCGGCACCACCACCGGCAATGCGGCTGGTGGCGCCTTCAAAGCCTTCCAGCTTGGCGATCATCTGCTCCACCGGGCCACCGGGGGCGGCCTGGATGATGACGAAGTTGATCAGCAGGATCCCGAACAGCGTGGGGATGATCAGCAACAGGCGGCGAAAGATATAGGCCAGCATTTAATCGCCTCCGCTCGCCGGATCGGCGCTTGTGTTCGGGTCTAAGGTGACGGCGGGTTTTACATCAGGCTTGGCCCACCAGGTGGCGGTGCCGACGTCGTAGCGCGGTGGGACTTTCGGGTGGCCCAAATGGTCCCAATACGCCACGCGGAAGGTCTTGATATGCCAGTTCGGGATCACGTAGTAGCCGAACTGCAACACGCGGTCCAGGGCCTTGGCGTGGGCTACCAGGCTTTTGCGCGAGTCGGCGTCGATCAGCTCTTCGACCAGTTGGTCGATGGCCGGGTCCTTGAGGCCCATGTAGTTGCGGCTGCCGGGCTTGTCGGCGCTGGAGGATTTCCAGAACTCGCGCTGTTCGTTACCCGGCGAAGTGGACTGCGGAAAGCTGCCCACCAGCATGTCGAAGTCCCGCGAGCGAATACGGTTGATGAACTGCGAGACGTCGACCCGACGGATCACCAGCTCGATGCCCAGATCAGCCAAATTGCGCTTGAAGGGCAGCAGGATGCGTTCGAACTCGGTCTGCGCCAGCAGAAACTCGATTTTCACCGGTTTGCCGGTGGTGTCGACCATCTTGTCGTCGACGATACGCCAGCCGGCTTCCTGCAGCAGTTGGTAGGCTTCGCGCTGCTGGGTGCGGATCATGCCGCTGCCGTCGGTCTTGGCCGGTTCGAAGGCCTGGGTGAAGACTTCGGGCGGGATCTTGTCGCGCAACGGCTCGAGAATCTTCAGCTCATCCGCGTCAGGCAAGCCGGTAGCGGCCATCTCCGAGTTTTCAAAGTAACTGCGGGTTCGGGTGTAGGCGCCGTTGAACAGCTGTTTGTTGCTCCATTCGAAATCCAGCAACAAGCTGATGGCCTTGCGTACGCGCACGTCCTGGAACATCGGTTTGCGCATGTTGAATACAAAACCCTGCATGCCGGTGGGGTTGCCGTTGGGGATTTCTTCCTTGATCAAACGGCCCTCGGTCACGGCCGGAATGTTGTAGGCATTCGCCCAGTTCTTGGCACTGAATTCCAGCCAGTAGTCGAACTGCCCGGCCTTCAACGCTTCCAGGGAGACGGTGCTGTCGCGGTAATAGTCAGTGATGCGGTTATCGAAGTTGTAGAAACCCTTGGCGACCGGCAGGTCCTTGGCCCAGTAATCCTTGACCCGCTCGTAGCGGATCATGCGCCCGGCCTTGACCTCGGCGACCTTGTACGGCCCGCTGCCCAGCGGCACTTCGAGGTTGCCCTTGGCAAAATCGCGGGTGGCCCACCAATGCTTGGGCAATACCGGCAGTTGCCCGAGGATCAGCGGCAATTCGCGGTTGTTGGTGCGCTTGAATTTGAACAGCACCTTCAACGGGTCTTCGGCCACCACTTCGTCGACGTCAGCGTAGTAGGTGCGGTAGATCGGCGAGCCTTCCTTGATCAGTTCCTGGAAGGTGAACACCACGTCTTCGGCACGGATCGGGTGGCCGTCGTGGAAGCGTGCTTCGGGTCGCAGGTAGAAGCGTACCCAGCTATTGTCCGGGGCTTTTTCGATCTTGCCGGCGACCAGGCCGTATTCGGTGATGGGTTCGTCCAGGCTTTGCATGGCCAGGGTGTCGTAGATCAG
This window harbors:
- a CDS encoding extracellular solute-binding protein, which translates into the protein MMYLRTALLGGLLLCTAAQAAPQHALTLYNEPPKYPADFKHFDYVNPDAPKGGTFRESAMGGFDSLNPYISKGVPADNLGLIYDTLAMQSLDEPITEYGLVAGKIEKAPDNSWVRFYLRPEARFHDGHPIRAEDVVFTFQELIKEGSPIYRTYYADVDEVVAEDPLKVLFKFKRTNNRELPLILGQLPVLPKHWWATRDFAKGNLEVPLGSGPYKVAEVKAGRMIRYERVKDYWAKDLPVAKGFYNFDNRITDYYRDSTVSLEALKAGQFDYWLEFSAKNWANAYNIPAVTEGRLIKEEIPNGNPTGMQGFVFNMRKPMFQDVRVRKAISLLLDFEWSNKQLFNGAYTRTRSYFENSEMAATGLPDADELKILEPLRDKIPPEVFTQAFEPAKTDGSGMIRTQQREAYQLLQEAGWRIVDDKMVDTTGKPVKIEFLLAQTEFERILLPFKRNLADLGIELVIRRVDVSQFINRIRSRDFDMLVGSFPQSTSPGNEQREFWKSSSADKPGSRNYMGLKDPAIDQLVEELIDADSRKSLVAHAKALDRVLQFGYYVIPNWHIKTFRVAYWDHLGHPKVPPRYDVGTATWWAKPDVKPAVTLDPNTSADPASGGD